From one Anguilla rostrata isolate EN2019 chromosome 12, ASM1855537v3, whole genome shotgun sequence genomic stretch:
- the foxl2a gene encoding forkhead box protein L2a: MMATYQNPEDDAMALMVHDTNTAKDKGISKDEPNQEKSSEKSDPSQKPPYSYVALIAMAIRESSEKRLTLSGIYQYIITKFPFYEKNKKGWQNSIRHNLSLNECFIKVPREGGGERKGNYWTLDPACEDMFEKGNYRRRRRMKRPFRPPPTHFQPGKSLFGGDGYGYLTPPKYLQSSFMNNSWSLSQPPTPMPYTSCQMASGNVSPVNVKGLSAPSSYNPYSRVQSMALPSMVNSYNGMSHHHHPHAHHPQQLSPATAAPSPVPSSNGAGLQFACSRQPAELSMMHCSYWDHDSKHSALHTRIDI, from the coding sequence aTGATGGCTACTTACCAAAACCCTGAAGATGACGCAATGGCCTTGATGGTCCACGACACTAACACGGCTAAGGACAAGGGGATATCCAAAGACGAGCCGAACCAGGAGAAGAGTTCGGAGAAGTCGGATCCGTCTCAGAAACCACCCTACTCCTACGTCGCCTTAATTGCTATGGCGATTCGGGAAAGCTCCGAGAAAAGACTAACGCTGTCCGGTATCTACCAGTACATAATCACAAAGTTCCCTTTCTACGAAAAGAACAAGAAAGGGTGGCAAAACAGCATACGCCACAATCTTAGCCTCAACGAGTGTTTCATTAAGGTACCACGGGAGGGCGGGGGCGAAAGAAAGGGAAACTACTGGACCTTGGACCCGGCGTGCGAAGACATGTTCGAGAAGGGAAACTACCGAAGGAGGCGGAGAATGAAGCGGCCTTTCAGACCCCCACCAACCCACTTTCAGCCAGGAAAATCTCTTTTCGGTGGGGATGGATACGGCTATCTTACCCCTCCAAAGTATCTGCAGTCCAGCTTCATGAACAACTCTTGGTCGCTCAGCCAGCCACCCACTCCTATGCCCTATACATCTTGCCAGATGGCAAGTGGAAACGTGAGTCCCGTCAACGTCAAAGGACTGTCGGCTCCATCATCTTACAACCCGTATTCCCGAGTACAGAGCATGGCTCTGCCCAGTATGGTGAACTCATACAACGGTATGAGCCATCACCATCACCCGCATGCTCACCACCCCCAGCAGCTGAGCCCGGCTACAGCGGCGCCTTCCCCTGTCCCTTCCAGTAACGGAGCGGGGCTTCAGTTCGCTTGCTCCCGTCAGCCGGCGGAGCTGTCTATGATGCACTGCTCGTACTGGGATCACGACAGTAAACATTCTGCATTACACACACGGATTGACATTTAA